The following DNA comes from Anastrepha obliqua isolate idAnaObli1 chromosome 1, idAnaObli1_1.0, whole genome shotgun sequence.
AACAAAACTGTGacaacataaaaaagtaaaaaaattcagagaGATTGCTTGTTGAACTTGAACATTTGAAACAAATCTTGCCATTGTCAGAAAGGTATGTTATTCACATGCAAACCTCAACTATTAAGAAACCGGAAATGTAACTTTTTTGCAGTTCTAATACCCGCCTCGACAAAGCAACATGTTGGCGCTACGCAATATGCAGTATCTGCAAAGAGgtctcaaattgccaaaagttGCCTGCGCTCCTCCGAAAATGTGCTCATTTGGCAGAACAACGTGTGTGGATATAAAAATTGCGCACTTTGGAATTAGTAATTTGCGACTTTTTACCAAATGGTCCTCACACCATAAAGCTTATTGTCAACAGTGCGTCTTCAGTTTGGAAAAGAATGCGCGAAAAATGGTTCTGTACCAGACAACTAACAGATATGCGAGTAGCGAAAGCAAACAGCAAAACCCACAGAAAGATAACTTAGGAGGAGCACAAGAGGAAGCTGTAGAAGATTTGTCTGCGGGCAGGCTAAGTAAATCGCATGCtgtaaaacaaaacttaataaaagCTGTTGCACCATATGGGCGTTTAATGCGCTTGGATCGACCTATAGGTGAGCATAACTTGCTTATTATTATACTTCTAGAACACATTTGATTTTTACCAAATTAATCACTCCTCAACAGGTACATATTTGCTCTTCTGGCCTTGTGCATGGAGTATTGCGCTCAGTGCAAACGCCGGTTGTTGGCCTGACTGGAAAATGTTGGGTCTCTTTGCCACTGGCGCACTGATAATGCGCGGCGCCGGCTGTACCATTAATGATCTCTGGGATAAAGATATTGATGCGAAAGTGGAGCGTACTCGCACACGACCACTCGCCGCGGGCGAAATTACACAATTTGATGCGATTGTATTTCTATCGGCTCAGCTGAGTTTGGGTCTGTTAGTGTTACTTCAACTAAATTGGCAATCAATCGTATTAGGTGCAAGTTCCTTGGGATTAGTAATTACATACCCGCTAATGAAGCGAATTACTTACTGGCCCCAACTGGTGCTAGGCATGGCTTTCAATTGGGGCGCCCTTTTAGGGTGGTGTGCTACGCAAGGCGTAGTAAATTGGGAGGCTTGTTTGCCATTGTACCTGTCGGGTATTTGCTGGACTATTGTATATGATACTATATATGCGCACCAAGATAAATTCGACGATATACAAATCGGAATAAAGTCAACAGCCTTACGATTTGGTGATAATACGAAAATATGGCTCTCTGGCTTCACGTCAGCTATGCTATCAGGTTTAGTTTTGGCTGGTGTAGCAACCGAACAAACAGCAGCATATTATGCAGCAGTTGGTGTAGTGGGTGCCCACCTAATCCAACAGGTAAGGTTTATAGTTATTTTCTCTAATTTGTGTTACATTCGTTTTTTCTTCATGTAGATATACTCACTCAATATTAATAACCCAAATGACTGTGCAAAGAAATTTTTCTCAAACCACCAAGTcggattaattttatttattggcatTATTTTGGGGACACTTTTGAAATCAGCTGAGAAAGAGGACAAACCCAGCACGAGTAATGCGTTTACACAAATACAGCCAGCGAATAGCATAGTACAAATACCAACTACGCCTGAGGTGTTAACGTAGTGATTTTTCAAATGCAAACTAAATGGAAAGTATCGAACCGGGTGATTAGTAATTGGCATTTTTGTAGACCAAagcataatttaatgttaattaagtaaacaatttagtatttaaataaatgcaGAATATTTAAAGCGGGATTTTTgtctaagtatttttttttttttttattatacttcaaCATTTTTCTGTTATGGGCAATTATTCCATGCCAGGCAGAAAAGCTACAAGTTACTTCACATAATTCTACACACAATATTTATGGTAAGTGAAATTGTTAACTATTCCCAAGGAATTTGCgtttttagtactaaaaaatgcttaaattataaaacttcaaaaaagtcaaatttattAGGTTTCTTTATATTTGGTcgtatttaaattaaatctgctacattcattggcatttcatcgATTTGTGTGGAATAGTATTGCTCAATATCACGCAGAATGCGAATATCATccgattttacaaaattaattgcGACACCCTTGCGGCCAAATCGACCAGAGCGGCCGATACGATGGATATACAGCTCACGATTATTTGGCAGATCATAATTAATAACCAACGAAACTTGTTGCACATCAATACCACGCGCCCATACATCTGTTGTAATCAGTACACGCGACTGGCCGGCGCGAAACTCTTTCATAATCTCATCACGCTCTTTCTGAGGCATATCACCATGCATGGAGCTGACAGTAAAATTGGCTTCCCGCATTTTCTCCGTCAACCAGTCCACCTTACGTTTGGTGTTGCAAAAAATGACGGCTTGCGTTATTGTTAGTGTATCGTAGAGATCGCAGAGTGTATCAAACTTCCATTCCTCCCTTTCGACTGCGACGAAGAACTGTTTAATACCTTCCAGTGTCAATTCATCACTAAAATTATAAGATAATATTGATGATCCGATTTTCTGCTTCCTCACTCAAACTTGTCTCTACTTTATAACTGAAAATGGACTTACCGTTTTACAAGAATTCGAATAGGATCCGTCATAAATTTCGAAGTCATTTCAAGTATTTCATGTGGCAATGTGGCCGATATTAGAACAACCTGTGTTGCAGGCGGTAAATAACGATATACGTCATAAATTTGTTCTTTGAATCCTTTGTTCAACATCTCGTCCGCTTCATCGAGTACTAGCATTTTAATAGCTCTAGTTCTTAGCACACGGCGCTTAATCATATCGAATACGCGACCTGGTGTACCACTAACGATATGCTGGCCATAGTCCAATTTACGTATATCCTCACCCAAGTTGGTGCCACCAATGCATACATGGCATTGCACATTCATGAAATCGCCCAACGCCAATATAACTTTCTGAATCTGTACGGCTAATTCACGAGTTGGCGATAAACAGAGTACTTGTGTTTCACGCAACGTCGTGTCCAAACTTTGCAAAATCGAAATTGAAAACGTTGCTGTTTTACCCGTACCGGACTGTGCCTGTGCGATGACGTCGCGACCTTTCACAATGGGTTTAATACTGCGTTGCTGTATAGCCGAAGGCTTCTCGAATCCTGTATATGTgggaatattattttatttgatgaatttttactttcttttcatGTTACTTACCATAAGCATAAATACCACGCAGCAACTCCTCTTTGAGGTTCATGGCATTGAAAGTTGGTACCACCTCCACATCTTCGCTCGTTTCAAATTCTACGTTCGATAAATCTTCTGCCGGAACGCTTTTGCGCGATATCTTATCCATAGTGTCAAATTGTCCTATTTTTCAAgatcaataattaatattttacaaatatttgtgaaaattttctctaCAGAAATAAGTTGAGAAAGTGCGGACGAGAatgctttgactttgacgttttCCTTTGATTTGACTGCTCGTTCTTTTACGTATTCGTTCATAAACATTCGCGATACAGAGTTGTATTTTGCTTAAGACCTATTCTCATTACTACGAAAATCTTTAGAAATTCCATGAGTAACGTTTTTAAAAGCACGCTCACATGTGCAgtgattacctgcaaaattgacgaTCAGCTGTCAACGTTGTTTTGAAAGGATTatcttcatagaaattggtttggtggaatattttggtgCTATGggcttttttaattattattaacgatatgaagaaaatacaatgaaaatctatagtaaatttaattgcgTAATTTGGGTAAATAAGGATACATCATTGGCAATAAATAATAGAGTTCTAAGGAAATACTCGAAGACGTGGAAGTTGATCTTGAAAAGCTAAACGTGTGACGGTGGAAGGAGGCAGCCTTAGATATAGACAGATGGCgcaaggttgtgaatgaagaTGCATCAAGGACTCTGATGCTAAGAAAAAGAATAGACAGTtagaggaaatccgtaaacgacatCTACTGAGGTTGAAAAAATTATGCCACCAATACGcgtgcgaaattcgatattacattttataataagcaatgACAGGTTAAAGCATCTATAGACACACGCTCTTTTctgtttgattatttttttttttttcaagtttagtTGAATTATATCTACAAAGCGCTTTTCCTTTTCGaagttcattttatttagtttttactttgatacttccccttacattcgtaataataattaccgataacacagaaaacacagggatGTACGGAAAAAAGTATCTTTACAATCTACGATTTATCAACTAGGGCTTcaggagagaaattttgtatgggaaatttcgcattttaattacggattgagagttaagctcgaaaaagtagataatctagtTATATGGAAAtctattataaaaaagttattcaccgcatatatatactcgtatacagttATGTGGTTAGAAAAGTCTGCATTATTCGGTCGTATACCAAAATCCATTGGCAACATtcctaaaaagaaaattgagaacAATTTACTTGTTTACTTAGCAATCAATTGTTTAGCCTCGTAGTGTCACCATAAGTCATTTCAAGCCATTTCAaacaatttattgtattatttattcactttgaaaaaTAAGTTTCTACAaactatatgcatatgtatttatgtacttgtattaattttttaattcttatttttttttttttttgtatttgagtGTATggattatacatacatatgtatttataaattaattcttatcaagaaaacaaaaaaacaaaaaaaaagaatattttcacgaAATGGTGTCTAAAAATACATAAGATGGTCACAATTGAGAACACAGCGACAGTATTAAAGCACGTTCTATTTACATAATTCTCAACCA
Coding sequences within:
- the LOC129236205 gene encoding 4-hydroxybenzoate polyprenyltransferase, mitochondrial, with product MLALRNMQYLQRGLKLPKVACAPPKMCSFGRTTCVDIKIAHFGISNLRLFTKWSSHHKAYCQQCVFSLEKNARKMVLYQTTNRYASSESKQQNPQKDNLGGAQEEAVEDLSAGRLSKSHAVKQNLIKAVAPYGRLMRLDRPIGTYLLFWPCAWSIALSANAGCWPDWKMLGLFATGALIMRGAGCTINDLWDKDIDAKVERTRTRPLAAGEITQFDAIVFLSAQLSLGLLVLLQLNWQSIVLGASSLGLVITYPLMKRITYWPQLVLGMAFNWGALLGWCATQGVVNWEACLPLYLSGICWTIVYDTIYAHQDKFDDIQIGIKSTALRFGDNTKIWLSGFTSAMLSGLVLAGVATEQTAAYYAAVGVVGAHLIQQIYSLNINNPNDCAKKFFSNHQVGLILFIGIILGTLLKSAEKEDKPSTSNAFTQIQPANSIVQIPTTPEVLT
- the LOC129236206 gene encoding eukaryotic initiation factor 4A-III is translated as MDKISRKSVPAEDLSNVEFETSEDVEVVPTFNAMNLKEELLRGIYAYGFEKPSAIQQRSIKPIVKGRDVIAQAQSGTGKTATFSISILQSLDTTLRETQVLCLSPTRELAVQIQKVILALGDFMNVQCHVCIGGTNLGEDIRKLDYGQHIVSGTPGRVFDMIKRRVLRTRAIKMLVLDEADEMLNKGFKEQIYDVYRYLPPATQVVLISATLPHEILEMTSKFMTDPIRILVKRDELTLEGIKQFFVAVEREEWKFDTLCDLYDTLTITQAVIFCNTKRKVDWLTEKMREANFTVSSMHGDMPQKERDEIMKEFRAGQSRVLITTDVWARGIDVQQVSLVINYDLPNNRELYIHRIGRSGRFGRKGVAINFVKSDDIRILRDIEQYYSTQIDEMPMNVADLI